CTATGCACGCAAAAGGTATTCAAGAAATGTCATCTGATGATTTCAAACATATTTTGTGAATTGTTCCTTAAAAGTACTTCTTTCCTATATTGTTCAAATGTTCCTTAATTTTATAGGGCCACCTTCGCCAAGTGAAGTACTAAAAGTAAGGgtcaatttaaaaacatttgctaGGAAGATATGCTGAAAAAGAACTAAGTGCTTTAAAGTATACCATTGATACTCTTGAGacacttaataaaaaataagaccaaaacaacaaaacttcaCAACATTAAGCCTCTTCACATTATGTGagataatatataacatattataattTAGCATCCCTGATCAGAATAATTAAGAAAAGAGGTAGAAAACTTTATCTGGAAGATCTTGTAGTGAAGCTAAGTTTTAGAGGGTGTGCCTTGCGGATTAGTCCACCAAGCAAATGGCTACACATCTAGTATCAGGAAGAAGCAGAATTCTGAGAAAGCTGCATAAGGcaaggatttaaaaattttcctatttTGGAAGTGAAACAAATTCATTCAACAGCATTACTCCAATTACttcaaaaatcaaagtaaaagatTGCAGATAAGCAAAGTGCTAATTTGCAGAAATGTggaattctttaaaataacattagTGGAGGGGTAAGGCCAgcacaaaaacaaacactgtTAAGGTCTGCAAAAAAAATCTTACGAAAACCAACCCAAAGCAGAGCATTATTACTTCAGTTGAAAAAAACTTTTTGGATAAAGTGCTCTTAATAAAAAGCTGAGAAAACTAAATCCCTCCAGACAAATCTTTatgcaaatgaaggaaaaactgagCACTCAAATTTCAAggaatttcaatttaaaaaataccctgcttaactttaaaatgttatccAATGTGACAAAAACCAATACAAGAACTGCATTAAAACACGAGGCCAACGGTCTTTTAAAGCTTCAGGAAGCTGCTCAGGCACCTTTTCCCTCATACATTCTACTTTTTATACACTAGATATCTTAAACAGGGCACAATCAGTTCCTGTTTTGTGATAACATTCTCAAGGATGAAACTCATCCCTGTAAAAATTGCTTGTGATGTACTTATCAGTGGTTTAGCACACATTTATAAAGTCTACCAAATTGCAATATAAAATCAGTTTGGACAATTCTGAGTATCTTCATTTGATGAATCAATTCATAATTTAGAAACTTAACTCATTCAGAGTTTTTAAAAGGACTCAGTTACTGGAGACACTGTGGTAAATGTCCAGTGGCCTCACAGGCCTTCTGCATTACCCAAAATgtgatgttttcttctaaaagttaaaGCTGCTGGGTGCTAGTTTATAATACTGAATCTCAATCTTCGGGTCAGTGTCAGTAGGTGGCAGGGATCACCTCTGTCACTCCAGCAGAAAGAGGCATGTATGTACAGTCTACCACTGTAGACACACATCTGTAAACTTGCACACTAATTTTAATCCTAACAAGGAATTTCAGTGTCTTAGTGGTTTTAAGTTAAAAGGATGGTTCAAGCATTGTGTCCTTTTGTTCTTTAGGGTTACAATAGCTTATTGGAAAACCCAGAACCTTCTGGATCTGTGAGGTAGTAGGCTTCAACCCTCATTCAGGCATAGATCACACTTCTCCAAAGTTGGTATGGCCTGTCTCCTTGGCATGTTCCCTTGCTTCTGCTTGTCCAGTTAATCCTTTCTGACATACCATGCATCTCAGGGTGAAGCGGTTGACATCAGTAAACTGTCTCCTTTTTCTAGCTTCATCTGCTAATTCCAGTGCTTGTACGAGAACAATATCATCATTAGAGGAGAAAATGGTCAGAGGAGGTGTGTCTGGATCAGGGAAGTTACGCTGAAGTGGATCATAGTGGATGCCATCATAAATAAGCAGAACCCTTTTGGTATATCCTGCATCTTCCCCAAAACGATCAATTCTTACTGTCTGTGTATCCACTACACATATTTCACACTGGTAAAACTTGGATAAAATTGATATCTCTATTGCGCCTCCCCAAGTGTCATCCCTTTTGATCCAGTCACAGTACTCTTGATTTGTTTTTCCCAGTATTGCCTCACTATAGAAGTCTGGATCACTTGCTACAATTTGTGCTATGAGGCGTCTCATCTCAGGGGCACAAGCTGGATTCAAGACTCCTCCTTCAACGACATAGTACACACTGGTAAAGAGGCAAGAGTTGTCTGCTGGGACCACGGTTCTGGCAAGCACGGGCAAAGTTTCCCTGATGTAACTAGAAGCACCATGTTTATTAAGTGAAGGTGAACTTTTGGGCCTGGTTTGGTCTTCTTCAACGATCAGCATGtcacctgtttaaaaaaaaaaaaaaaaaaaaaaaaaaaagaattcagaattgCAGAGAAATTACAGAAGAAACTGAGTGTTCACTAGCCAAGTCTGTAAATTACAAACTGAAGGAGTTAAAGCATAAACTGGGGTTTCTAAGAATACAGCTTTGCAAATAAGTGACCAGTAACAATTTTTGTTCACTGAATTTtcataaagatgaaaaaagaacaaagaacaaaaaacactTCAGGTTGTATCTCAATTTAGTCAAGGGGCCTGGAGTATACAACTTGAGGCTTACTTAAAAAGatatattcaaaaacaaaatttcatttcCTATACAGTATCTTACAGAAGGTGCTCACTACAGAGTAGGCCGCTAGGGGGTTCTCCTTCTCCAGAAACTTATCTACTCTATTGAGTGTTTACAGCGTCCTTGATACTGCAACTGAAAGCTTTTTATTATCAACACTGATGTTCAAGTTTCAATATGGCACAGAAATAAGCTGCTCCTGGTGAGAACTTGAAAGGGCTTTCAGTGGGTGTTTAAAAGCTAACTCTAATGAGTATGCCTGTCAAACGAAGTATCTATGAAGGCGACTGCAAAAatgaaccaagaaaaaaaaatcctgcaccCTTGAGACCTGATCGATGATACAGGGAAAAAGAGACATAAATAAGGACAGAGAAAATAGGccctacttctttttatttttgtgaacgCCGAGGTAAAATAAAAGATAGTTTCAAAGCCGACCAGAAAGCGGATTGGGGAAGGGGGACTTCAAGGCTGTGGGTTGCTTTTCAAGCCTGTGTAAAGACCAGGAGTTGCTAGACACTTGCCCCAGCTTCCGTCAGAGTTCTCTGTTTTTTGATCTATCCTCACCCCTGGTCTCAAAGCCCCAGTTGACCCACAGCCACCGTAACTGGCTTTCTATTCTCTCTCACGCCCCTCTCCGTCCTCCCGGGACCTTCCCTGGTCCCGGCCCTGATTCCTTACCAGATTGGATGGGCAAGTCCTCCAGAATGGTATCCCCATTGCTGAGATCCAGGCACTCGGGAGGGTATCCGACTAGGATTCGCTGACCGCCGGGGGCGATCCCGGTGATGGCGGCAATTTGGCCCTGGAGTTCCCGCACCCGGGTCCGGCTGGACAGCCCCTGCAAAACATGGGTGCCGTCCTTGGCCTTGCAGCGGAGCCGCCACATCGTGTCGGTCCGGCTGCCCACAGGCCAGACACCCGCGGGGCCAGCTTTGGTCCCGGCAGCAGGTTGAGAGACGCCGCCGGGACAACCAGGCGCCGGGTGGACTCCAAAATGGCGACCTTTAGCGGGGCCAAACATCGCGAGAAGTTGCGGGTGGTCACAGTTCTCGCGACGCTTCGGGCGCGGCTTCTGCCTTAGCTCTTTAACAAGCGCGAACACTTTTAAAGtgataacaattttttttccccaccctcAGAACGAAGATGTTAAACCTCCGTGTTCCTAAAGGACGACGGATCTTGCTACCTGTAGAGCGAGTGAGGTGTCCGCCGCGTGGGTAGCATATATGCTCAAAGAAGAGGGCGGGGGCAGGAGTTCCTGAATGAAGCCGTGGAGATTGGAATGTGACCTTGCACTTAATGAGGTCGGAAATTATTAAATCGGGGCTTCCACCCTACACCCAGACTACACCAGGAGAAACGGAATCATAGTGCACAACGCAAATGAATGCCAGGAATGGTCAGTGAGTCAAAGGACCCGTCAAAAACAATCATACTCGTGACTAGGCTCGTGGCTGCATTAAACATTGACTCATTGGAGTCTCAGGGGCCAAAGGACTGGCCTTTCCACCTCCCTGAGACTGTGCTTGAAAACGTCTATTTGCCACATCAGAAAGCACAGTATGAGGTCAGCATCTGGGCCCGGGGCAGTTGCCTCATTCAGGTGGTGGCAATGTAAGGAGTCATGAAACAAGTGTCATCAGATTCCAGTTCAGTTCCTGGGCATACAGATATGAAGACTTCGTTCCTGCCTTCAGTGTAACAAGTATTCATTGCGGTTGAGAGACAGGGTGAAGTGTGAGACACACAGCCACTGAATTTCAAGGCAACGTGATAATGCTAGATTACGTGTACCTTTTCAACCGTGTATGCCTAGAACCCAGGACTGTGCCTCGTAAATAAAAAgtgttcaacaaatacttactgaatgaataaaaacagagTGGTACAGACACAGAGAGGGCAACTAGAGCGCTCTGGGAGTTGTAAAAGCCTCAAAGAGGAGATAACGATTTGAACTTTAGGAAGAATGAATTTAATTCCTAGGCGAAGGAGGAATAAAGACATCTCTgaatttatatttgtcttttccaAGAAATCCATAGTCATTGTTCTTTATCCAGCCGGGATCCAGACAGCAAGTCCCACCTGCCTAGAGTGGGTTTATCAAGCATCAGACAGGCCCGCTGGGGCAACTATGAAAAGTGTAGTTCACGTGGAATGTGCAAACTCACCTCCACTGTGAGACTTCGCTTCTGAATAAATTTGTAATCTTTCCATCTTTTCATACCtttaattactcttttttttttttttctggtgcaaTTTTCCTCCTTGGTTCTTCAGGACGACCACCACAGATGATACTGCCTGGGTTGGGGTCAGGTAGGAGTGGTTAGAAGTCCACTGGGGTGTATGGGTGGGTCCAGGGATGCTTCTGGTACAACGATGAGAGTAGTTGATTTTCTTGGGCTACAGCTTCTGACCTGTGGAAAGGGATATGTAAACACCTTAAGGTATAATCGGCTCAAGTGTTGTGGTAGTTTATTCTAGCAAAAGCGTCTTTATAAGCCTACGTTCCCATTTAGGGATCTAACGAGGTTCTGCTGGGATTCAGGAATGAGAGTGTTAATCTTTGCAACACTTTCTCGTCACCCAAAGAGCACACTCCCTCTCAAGGCGCCTACCGAATAGTTCACTCTCGCGAGAGTCAGAGAAGACAGCCAGGCTTTTTATTAACCCCGCCCCCAGCCTTATTAGTTACTAAGCAACGACGCTACCAGGCTCCGCGGCGCTGGGAAACTCGGGACCTGGCGATCTCTCGGGTTCCCACTTCCACCCGCCTTCCGGAGCCCGCGTAGGCAATAGCGACCTGGCCCCGCCCCCTGGGTCCTCCAGGCGCCCGATTGGTGGATGATTCTCTCCAGGTGAGGAGCAAGGCTCGAGGGGGTGGGGCCGGACGGGCTCACGTGATTTGCCGGCAACTGGAGCGCCAGCCCCGGCCGCCAGCTGTCGGTTCGGTTGCGTTACTGGGGAGGCGCCGGGGCCAAGGCAGGGAGGGATCCTAGGAGAGATCGTAGGGTGAGCCACAGCTGCGCAGCGCCGGGTAGGGTCTAGCAGGCTGGATGAGGGGGCTGCGTGCCCCCGGGTGAAGTGCCGGGCGAGGTGTTGGTCCCCGGGCACTGCAGGGAGCGCGGACGTTCTGGGACCGGCAGCCACAGCCGGTGTTCGGGTTGGAGGATTTGCGTGGTCAGCGGAGGAATCGTGTAAGGCTCTTGAAGCCGCAGGACCTTCCGTCCTCACCAGCCCCCCGTTGTCTGAGTTTGGGGCATGAGCTCAGGGGTTTCCCACTCTAATTCGAATCAGGGCTTACCCCTCTTTCTGAGGTGACCTTGGGGAAGTCATTTACCACCTCAGCTCTCCGGTGTTTTTAGACTTGAGTCCCGAGGGTAACTGGGAAGAGGGTGCGGAGCAGGGCTTGAGAATGCACCAGAGTAGAAATAACGACGTGCGAAGGCTGCCTTGGGGTCCAGTTACTGTTTTTCCTTCAGGGAATATGTTCGAGATTTTCCCACGTCtctcactcttttcttttctttcttttctttttcctttgagacggaTTCTGTCTCGCTgtgccgccaggctggagttgcagtggtgcgatctctgctcacggcgacctccgcctccctggttcaaacgattttcctgcctcagcttcc
This genomic interval from Saimiri boliviensis isolate mSaiBol1 chromosome 14, mSaiBol1.pri, whole genome shotgun sequence contains the following:
- the YOD1 gene encoding ubiquitin thioesterase OTU1 → MFGPAKGRHFGVHPAPGCPGGVSQPAAGTKAGPAGVWPVGSRTDTMWRLRCKAKDGTHVLQGLSSRTRVRELQGQIAAITGIAPGGQRILVGYPPECLDLSNGDTILEDLPIQSGDMLIVEEDQTRPKSSPSLNKHGASSYIRETLPVLARTVVPADNSCLFTSVYYVVEGGVLNPACAPEMRRLIAQIVASDPDFYSEAILGKTNQEYCDWIKRDDTWGGAIEISILSKFYQCEICVVDTQTVRIDRFGEDAGYTKRVLLIYDGIHYDPLQRNFPDPDTPPLTIFSSNDDIVLVQALELADEARKRRQFTDVNRFTLRCMVCQKGLTGQAEAREHAKETGHTNFGEV